Sequence from the Deltaproteobacteria bacterium genome:
GCGCCGCCAGCGGAACGGCGTGCGCAAGAGCGAGGGTGCGGCCGAGTTGGTAGGCGAAGGTCTCGAGCAGCGTGCGGCTCACCTCGGCGCGATCGGCGGTCGCTTCCGGAAGCTGCGCGAGCCAGTCGGAGAGCAGGAGCAGGTCGGGCGACTTGAACCGATCGATCAGCAGCGGGCCGCCCTCGTCCTCGGCGGTGGGCGCCTGCGGCAGCCAGAGCTGGTCCGCGGCGTCGGGCGATCCCCGCAAGAGAGCTGCCAGCGCCGCGGCACCCGGCGCCGCGAGTGCCGTCGGAAGCTGTCCGCCGGGCGCGAGCAGGTGCTCCCCGCATCCCACGCGATAGGCCGTCGCCGGGTCGCCTCCGAGCCGCCGGAAACCGGAGGGAGTGGGCCGGTGAGCGCCTTGCGGCAACAGCTTCGCGCCGACCGCGCCTGCGGTGGCGCTGTCTTCTTCGACGACGACAGTGGAGGTACTTCCGATGTCGACTGCGAGCCGCAGGGTTCCCGCCGCCGCGGAGGCCGATGAAGCGAGGGCCGCTTCCGGCGCCGACCCGACGCACGCGCGCCAGAGCGCCGGCAGATCCCAGAGGGATTGGGGCTCCCGCCCTTCGCGGACGCGCAACACCGCCCACCTCTGCCAGTCTGCCGGCCAGTCCGCGACGACGGAACTGGCCAGGCGCGGCATCGCCCACGTGACCGCGCCTTCGCCCGTCACTCCGTTGGGAGTTGAGCCCGGCGATGCCGCAGCGCCCAGCCAGAGCCGGACGGGCGTCCTGGAGCCGTCGAGGCGCTGCGCTCCGGCGCGAAGGCAGACGGTGCCCCGCCATCCCGGGGAGAGGAACGGTGGCGAGAGCGCCAGATGGATCCGCAGCGATGCGGCCCCCGATCCGTAGCGACCGGCGAAGACGAAGGGGAAGCATTCCACGGCGGTGAGCTCGGACTCGCGGACGACGGCGAGCCACGCTGGCTGCACGACGCGGGGGCCGTCCAGCGCGGCCGGACCGTCCAGACGGATGACGCCGGCATCGACGAGCGGCGCACACCAGGACGGCATCGGGATCGGGACCAGGTGCTTTTCGGATGCAGGTCCGAGGACATCGGCTGGCACCAGGAGCGGATCGGCGCAGCCGACGGCGTCGCGCCAGTCGGCGAGCGCCGGCCGCAGCAGGTCGTTCGCGGTCGGCTCGGGGAGTCCGAACTGCGCCCGCATGGCGGCGAGCAACGCCTCGATGGCCAGCGCTGGCCTGAGCGGCTCCGCCCGCCCCGCACGCGTCAGCCTGTTGGGAGGAGCGCCGCGCCGCTTGAGCGCGCGAAGCGCCGCGCCGGCAGCGCGCTGGACGGAGATGGAGTCAGGGGAAGCCAATGTCGTCTCAGCGCAGGTGCGCGCGGGGGGCGGTTCCGGGCGGCCGATGCGCGGCGTCGGATTCGGCGGGAGGCGTCTCTTCGTCGATCTGCTCTTCGGCAAGACGGCGGCGCCGCAGCAGCAGGCGGAGAATTCCGGCGCTGCCGGCGAACAGGCCAGTGAGGCCCAGAGCCAGGCGGGTATCGCCGAGCGCGATCGCGGAATCGAGCAGCTCCGGCGGGCCGTACAGCGCCAGCACGCTGGGGACGAGGAGCGTCACACCGGCCGCGGAGATGAGCGCCAGGGTCCAGGGCCTGCGTTCGAGGAGCGCCATTTTGCGGGCCGCGCGGTTCATCGGTCTCCGCCTTCGATCGTCCACTCGCGGGTGGGGACGCCGAAAGCGCGCGCGAGCCCGAGGTCCACCAGTGGACTGTGTGAGACGAGGATCGCCGCGTTCCGGCCGGACGGCTCGTGGACCCAGCGGAGCAGCGCGTCCATCAGCCGCAGGTGAGCCGCCGGATCGGCTGCTCCGAATGGCTCGTCGAGAAGCAGGAGGCGCGTCCGATCCCGCGCCGATTCCAGCCGGAGCACTTCGCCTGCGAGCAGGATCCGCTGTCGCTCGCCCTCCGAGAGCGTGCCGACGGGCCGTGAGACCAGATCGTCATCGAGCTGGGCGCCAAACCAGCTCTGGGCCAGCGCGCGTCTGGGCTGGATGGATCCGCCACCGAGGATCTCGTGGACCGGCATTTCGGCGGGAAATGCGCGCGCAGCGTCCTGCATCACGTAGCCGACCCGGATCGGAAGGGGCGGCCGCGCCGCGATCTCCCGCAGGACCGTCGACTTGCCGCATCCGGAGGGCCCGCAGAGGACGACGAGCTCGCCTCCGCGGATGCGCGCGTCGGGCGAGACGGCATGAGAGCGGCCTCCGATGGTGACGCGGGTCCGCAGGACGCGGACGCCGTCGGGCGCGCCGGAGCCGGCGACACCCTCAGGCCGGGCGCCGTCGCGCGCGGCGAAGAGCGCTCCCACGGCATCGAGGTATTCCTGCAGGCCTTGCCCTTCGGCTCCCTCCCAGCGGCGCTCTCCGTCCCTGCGTATCGTCAAGGAGCGGGCGCGGCGGTTCTCGATCCAGAGGACGTGGTCCGCGACGGCCTGCGCGCCGCGGTCGCCGAGCAGCGCATCGATCGGCTCCGGATCGTGCGAGGTGAGCACCAAAGCCCCGCTTCCGGTGAACTTCGCCGGCAACAGGTCGCGCACGCATTCCAGCAGCGCGGACGTGCGCGCGCCGTCCTGGGCGGAGGTGGGCTCGTCGAGGAGCAGCGTGCAGCCGGGATCCGCCCGCGCGCGGGAGAGCGCGAGCGCGAGCAGCAGGCGCTGCCGCTCGCCGCGCGAGAGCGTCGCCACCGACGTGAACGGATCGAAGAGGCGGCGGCGCACCGGGTCGTCGCCGAGGCGCCCGAGCAGGTCCCAGAGAACGCGATCGGTGCGGACCGGCGCCGCGCGCGCGACCGCCGCCACGTCGGTGCCGGAGAAGGCCGCAGGCAGCGCTTCGTCGGGATCCTGGGGAACGAGAATCGCGCGCTGGAGCTGCGCGCTCCACGCCCGGAGCAGGGTGCTCTTCCCGGCGCCCGAAGGACCGAGGACCCACTGCAGCGCCGGCCTTGGGGCGAGGCCGTGCGCGCTCGCGATGCCGCGGGCGAGCACTGCGGGGCCGACGCGGAGAACGCCGCCGTCCAGCTCGATCCGGCCGGCTCGGCGCGGCAACGTCTGCGCGAGCAGCAGGAGGAGGGCGGCGGCGACCACGGTCACGTGCGCGGAGCCCCAGGCCTCCGGGAACGGGCCCGGCGCGCCGCTCTCGTCGGCGCCACGGAGGAAGAGCGCCGCGCCGAGGGAAGGGTAGGGAGGAAAGCCGGGCGGACGGAAGCTGTCGATCAACGTGTTGGAGACGATGTCGATGAGGACGGCGCCGGCCATTCCGGCGAGCAGGAGCGCGCCGAGCTCCCGGCGCCGCCGCAGCCAGAGCCCGTGGCGGAGCAGGATCGCCCAGCGTTTCTCGCCGCGAACGGTGGCGGCGAGGAACGAGTCGCTGCTCTCCTCCGCGGCCCGGACGTCGTCCAGCCAGCTCCAGAGGCCGCGGCTGATCCCCAGGCCTAGCGCTGCCGACGCGGCGAGGAGCCCTGGAGCGGCGCCCAGGAGCGATCGATACGCGAGCTGATCCTCGGGACGCAGCGCCAGCCATTGGCCGGCGGCGAGCATCGCGACTGGGCTGCAGACCAGCGCACGTACGACCAGGGCAAAGGCGACGTAGGGAACCGCTCCCGCAAAGGACAGAGCGGCGCCACAGATGCGCAGCGCCGATTCCAGACGCCGCGCGTAGAGCAGCGTCCAGAGGGCGCCGATCCACACCGCCGTCGCGGCGGCGCCGAGGGCGATGAGGCAGGTGCCCGCCAGCATCATCGGCAACGCAGGCTCGAGGATGCGCTCGAAGGGAAGCGGTCCTCGCCACCAGAGCGCCATCCGCAACGGGAAGAGCGTGCCCGTGGAGCTCCAGATGCCGAGCGTCGCGGCGGCGATGACGGCGGCCGCGACCAGCGCCAGCAGGTCGGCAACGGAGCGCGGCCCGGTGTCGGCGAGCTCGCCGCGAAGGTTGCGGCGAATGAATGCAGCGAGGACGGCACCGCCGCCCATCAGGAGGATCGCGAGGATCGCCGCCGTGAGCGGATACGGCTCCGCGCGGTCGGTCAAGGCGACCGCCTGCGCGAACCCCAGGACGAGCAGGATGCCTGCGATGGCGGCGGGTGCGCGGAACCCCGGCGGGAGGAGCGCGTCGACGGCCTGGTGCGCCGTCACGTCGCGGTCCCCGAGGCGCTGAGGGACCAGCGGACTTCCGCGACGAATCGGTGGCCGAGATACCAGAGGACGACGAGCGCGCCGCCGACCAGCGCCGCGGAAGAGAGTCTATCGCCCGCCGACACCTCCGCCATGGCAGCGCGGATCAGCGAGCCGAGACCGCTGGAGGCCGCCTGCAAGGCGGGGTCCTGGTCCGCCTTCGCGCCGGCGAACACGGCGGCCGCCGCGAGGGCCGGAACCAACGGGACGAGCCAGCGCGTCGCGTCGAGGACGGAGAGTCGCGCCGCGCAGGAGAGAGCGGGCCGCGCTCCCAGGGCGCTCAGATGCGCCGCCTGCGGTGGCGGACCGAACAGCGACCGTGCCGCCGCGCCCGCCATCGCGCCGGCGAATCCGGCGACGAACAGCGCCGCGGCCGGTCCGGCACCGATCGAGCGGGTCCGATCGTAGAACAGCGCTGGATCGAAGAGCGGCGCGAGCGGAAGCACGATCAGGGCGGCCGTCGAAGCTCCCGTCGCGAACCGGCCGGCGGGACGCGCCGTCATGCGGCCTGCGCGGATCCCCTCCGCGATGGCCCCGGCGATGCCGGCGGCAGCCAGGGCGAGGGAGAGCCCGCAAAGCAGGAGACCCAGCGCGTCGTACGCACCCCACGCCGCGCTGCGGAAGCGGCTCTTGCCGGCGACGGCCGCCGCCCAGGCATCGCGCAGCGAAACGAGATGCGACCTTTGGTCGGCGATCTCCGGAGGTCTCCACGGCGGGCGCCTGCCCCACATGCCGCGGAGGACGTCGTCCCGGTCCTTGGCCTCGAGGCTGCGCTGCGCGAGCGCGCGCAGGACTGCGAGGTCGAAATCCAGATAGGCGGAAGCGGAAGGCGGAGCCGCCACGGTGGGACGGGTGCGATCGACCTCCGCCAGCGCAACGGAAAGAACGAGGAGCGAGGCGAAGGACACGGCGCAAGCCGCGGTCCAGCGAAGCGCCGAGGCCGCCAGGCGCGACCCGCGCGCCGCCGTCGCAAGCGCGACGATGCCGTCGGTCTGCGCCTCGACGCTCATCGCGCTTCCTCCTTCAGCGCCGAGAGGCCGACGCATCGGCCTGCCTGCGCCAGCGCGCACCCGAGCTGCTGCTCGAGCGCGGAGCGCAGGACGTCCAGCTCCTGGCAGTGCCCGGACCACGCTGCCGCGTCGAGGCTCCAGGCGGTGCGGTCGAGCGACTTCGGCGGCCCGACGATCCCGGCTTCCCACTGATCGAATCGGTCCAGCACGGCCGTACGCACCCGGCCTTCTCCACAGCGCGCGATCGCGGGTGCCGTCGGGGTCACAGGAGCTGGCGGCGGAGGTGCCGCAGGCTGCGCTTCCGCGCGGGCCTCGCTTCCGAGCAGGACGGCTTCGTCGAGCGGCAGGGAGCGGTCGAAGGCGCGGCTCCATCTGGGATCGCCGAAGCGGAACTTCTCGGGCCATCGGTCGCGGCCGGCGATCAGCGGAAACGACGGCCGGGCGAGATCGGGCTCGTTGTCGGAGCGGACCGGCAAGAGCCACCATTCGCAGAGAGTCGCAGGGCCCAGGTCCGCCGTTGGCCAGGCACGCTGCGCCCCCCAGCAGACGAGGGCCGTGCGCAGCTCCGCCCGATCGGTGGCGACGGCGACGAGGCGTTGTCCCTTCCTGCGCTGCGGGGCCCGCGGCCAACCCACCACCGCGAGCCGCACTGCGAAGCGGTCGATGAGCGCGGCGGAAGGAGGCGTCCTGGCCAGCCGAAGCGCGGCGAGCTCGACGGTTCCGCGCGCTCCGAAGAGGGTCGCGGATTGCACCGCGCAATCGGGGTCCGCTTTCGAGCGGAGGAGCTTGACCCGATTCGGCGCTGGCGAAGGCAGCGCCGTGGACTCGCCCAACGCACGGGCCAGGGCGCCCGCGCGCACTTCGCAGACGTCATCGGGCTCACCCTGGCATTCGGAGCAGCCGCGCAGCGCCGTGGGCTTCGCGGCGTACTGGACGGCGCGAAACCAGTCCTGGGCGTCGGTTCCGCTCGCGACCAGCGCCACCGCCAGCAGCGCTGCGCTCATTGCGGCGTGCTCCAGGCCTGGAGCAGACGACCGAAGTAGCGCGGGCTGCGGGCTGCGTCAGCTTGCGATTCGGGGATCGTCAGCGTCGCCGGACGAAGAAACGCGAGCGGATAGATGGGCGCTGGCCCGTTTCTCGCCACGTCCTGTTCCAGCAGACGCAGGCTTTCGGCGCGCGTCGGCGGCGGCGCCGACGAGCTTCCCAGCCAGGAAGGTGGCGGATAGACGATCGACGACTCGTAGCCGGCGAGCAGCGCGCGGCCGGGAGACTCGCTCACCGCCTGGCCTCCGCTGAGGTTCTGGTTGCCGGCCGGATGCAGCAGGGGAACCAGCGTCGGGTAGCGACGGTTGTAATAGTTGCTGGCGACCGTCAGCAGGACGTCCCAGCTCCCCAGCGATCCGCGGTGGACCTCGCTCGCCTTCACGCCGGAAACCTGCACTGCGACACCGCGGCCAGCGGCGACCGCGGCGATGCGCGCGGCTGCCGCCGCCCATGGCTCCTCCTGCACGTACACGAGGCTGAGAGGACGGCAGCTGGCGTCGCCGATTTCGCCGAAGGGCTGCGCCGGCCCGGGATCTTCGCAGGCGGGGGCAAGGCCGTCGTCGTTGCGAGGCACGAGGCCCGCGAGCGCGCGGGCGCGCGCGTCACAAGGCGCCCGGTTCTCTCCCGCGGCCACCGGCTCACGCAGGTCGCGCTGGAGCTCGAGAAGGCGATCTTCGCTCGCCGTGGCGAGCGCGTTGAACAGGCGGCGCACGCACCGCGTGCTGCCGTCCCTGCGCCCGAAGAGCGCCACCAGCGACTCGAATCCGTCCTCGCCTGGTTCGGGGCGCGCCGGCGCGTCGAGGTTCCAGAGCGCGCGGAAGAGACAGATCCCGGGCTGCTGCAGGCATTGCAGCCGCTTCTCCGCCACGGACTCGGGCCAGAGCGGCTGGTAGCGGATCAACAGCCGCGACCGGGTCCCTTTTGCCTTGGGCACCTCGGCCGAGCTCTCCAGCGTCACGTGCAGGGCGTCGTAATCGGCGAGGTGGAACGGACCTGACGCTCCGACGTGGTAGGGGATCTCGTCGGCCGCGAGGTTGGTCAGCGGCGTCTGCAGCTTGCCGACGGAAGCGCGGAGCTGCGCCGCCATCCTCTCACGCTTCAGCTTGCATGCCTTCTCGCCGCCGGGCTCGCAGCGGCCGAACAGCGCCGCCATCGTCTCCTCGTCGAAGGCGGCCCGCTGCAGGCTGCGCAGCAGCGGCGTGGCGCGCGAGGGAAGCCGCGGATCGAACGGCGCGAAGACCGGGAACGCGAGCGTCTGCGCCGCCATCTCCGCTTCGCGCGGCCGCTCGACGTCGATTCCGCGCATGAACAGGCAGATTCCCCGCGGATGGCGATCGAAGAACGCGCGCAGGTCGGCCGCGGTCTCCGGGCTGCCCGGCGCGCCCAGCGTCGCCGCGTTCCACGGCTGTGCCTCGATGAACCTGGCGGAGTTGGTGGCGGTCACCGCCTCGGACACCAGCGTGCTCAGGTGGACGCTCATCGGGACGGGGCCGCACGCGGCAGGCGCCACGGTGGACGGCGCCGTCGCCTGGGCCAGCGCCTGGTAATAGTAGAGGCTCGTCGCGACGTCGTCGGGAGCGACGTCGGCGCTGCCGCCCTGGTAGCAGGCTCCCTCGGCGCAGGTGCGGACGACACCGCAATAGAGCAGCGCGCTCGCGGCCTTGCTCACCGCGCAGTTCGCCCCGGCACCGGCGCAGGCCTCGAGGCGGCCTGGCTGCAGGACGGAGGCGGGTGCGGGCTCGTCGCGCGGCCGGGCGGTCTGCAGAGCCGGCAGGAACAGCGCGTCGTGGAGCTGCTGCTCGGTCAGGGTGGCGAACTGCCCGGGACAGAGCGGCGACACGCGGCCGCTCACCTCGTAGACGAGAACGTCGCCGACTTCGTCGACGGCCTGCGCCTCGCATTCCTGGGTGGCGCCCGCGGTGGCGAAACGCAGGTACTGCTCCGGGACGTCTGCCCGCAGGGGGCACTTGAGGAGCACCGGCCCCGTCGGCTGGCGCACTTTGAGGACCGCGTGGCGGTCGCGGACGGAGAACGTCGCCGGCTTCTGCACGGCCTCGGGCAGAGCGCGATCGATGCGCAGCGCTCCCGCCCGCTCGGCCAAAGACCAGGGCGATGCCGGCCGCACGGGCGCGCTGCTGCGCACGTACGCGGTGCCGGAGGCGGCGACCCCGGCGAAGGCCATGACCATCGCGAACAGCGTGCGCAGCGATTCCCCTCCTCAGTAATCGCGCCTGCGAAGGCTGAAGAAATAGAAGACCTGGTTGGTCACCGTCGGCGTCAGCGCCACCTCGAAGACCGAGTCGGCGCGGCGCGACACGTCCTCCGGATCGGTCAGGTCGGCCACCCGCTCGTAGATGCGGCCGAGCTGTGGATGGCGGCCCTGGCGCGTCACGTTCTCGCTGCCGTAGCGGAAGGGGTGCGTGCTGGCGATGGAGATGAGAGTGCCGGCCTCGCGCAGGCGGCGCAGCGTCAGCCGCACTCCGGCGTGCGCGTCGCAGCTCGACAGCGTCACGCTGCTCGGGCTTTCGGGACTCGACAGCGTCACCTCCTGCGGGCGCTCGATGCCCGGCTCGCGCGGCAGGCACACCGAGCCGTCGAACTGGCCAAACGGCGCTTCGGCGCGCAGCCGCGAGAGGGCCTCGCACGCCTCCTGCGCGCAGCGATCGAGCTTCTGCACCCACTCGTCGCTGAACCCGAACGGCGGAGGAAACTCCAGCCTGCGGCTGTCCGGCGACGCGGGAGCCGCCAGGTCGGGGCGGTGCAGGCCGAACAGCTTGCGGACGGAGGCGGCCACCTCGTCGGGGCATTTGCCGCTCCGCACCGCACAGAGCCGCTCCTTCACCGCATGGCGGTCGAGCGCCTCGCGGTACACGGTGCGCAGCCGCCTGCGGACCTCGCGTGCCGTCAACAGATGGCTGCCGCAGATCAGCGGCTGCGGCAAAAGCTCGAGGATCCGCGTTCCGCCTTCGACGAAGACCTTGTAGCCGACGACGGAGGCGGCCCGCTGCTGGATGTTCTCCGCGTCGAGCACCTTGCAGAGGAGCTGGGAAGTGCGGGCCAGCACGGCGCGCGCCAGCTCGTCGTGCTCGTGACGCGGGTCAGCGGCGTCGAAGATTTCCTCCAGGCGCTCGGCGATGGGCCCTAGGTCCTTGTCCTCCAGCCCCGAAAAGAGCGCCGTGATGTCCGGTTGCGGCGCCTCGCAAAGCAAATCGCCGGACTGGCGCAAGGACCGTCGCGCGGCGGCGATGTCGGAGGCGCGCGCGATGCGCAATCGCCGCTCGTCGCCACCGAGCAGCCTGGCGACGATGGCGGCATCCTCGTCCGCGTTACGCACCGGTGCCGCGCCGGCGGACCCGATGCAGCGCCTTCCGCGGATGGGAGGCGCCCAGTCGCGGATCCGCAGCGCCGCCGGTTTGGAGACGCCGGGAATCGGCAGCGGAGCGCCGGGCCGCGGGTTCACCCACTCGAGGCGCGCCTGCGCGTCGTCCAGATCGCGAATGGCCGGCAGCGCGGAGAGCCGCTGTTGCAGGGCGGTGGCGTCCGTCGCGAGCGCGACGGCGACCCACCTCGCCGCGGT
This genomic interval carries:
- a CDS encoding ATP-binding cassette domain-containing protein — encoded protein: MTAHQAVDALLPPGFRAPAAIAGILLVLGFAQAVALTDRAEPYPLTAAILAILLMGGGAVLAAFIRRNLRGELADTGPRSVADLLALVAAAVIAAATLGIWSSTGTLFPLRMALWWRGPLPFERILEPALPMMLAGTCLIALGAAATAVWIGALWTLLYARRLESALRICGAALSFAGAVPYVAFALVVRALVCSPVAMLAAGQWLALRPEDQLAYRSLLGAAPGLLAASAALGLGISRGLWSWLDDVRAAEESSDSFLAATVRGEKRWAILLRHGLWLRRRRELGALLLAGMAGAVLIDIVSNTLIDSFRPPGFPPYPSLGAALFLRGADESGAPGPFPEAWGSAHVTVVAAALLLLLAQTLPRRAGRIELDGGVLRVGPAVLARGIASAHGLAPRPALQWVLGPSGAGKSTLLRAWSAQLQRAILVPQDPDEALPAAFSGTDVAAVARAAPVRTDRVLWDLLGRLGDDPVRRRLFDPFTSVATLSRGERQRLLLALALSRARADPGCTLLLDEPTSAQDGARTSALLECVRDLLPAKFTGSGALVLTSHDPEPIDALLGDRGAQAVADHVLWIENRRARSLTIRRDGERRWEGAEGQGLQEYLDAVGALFAARDGARPEGVAGSGAPDGVRVLRTRVTIGGRSHAVSPDARIRGGELVVLCGPSGCGKSTVLREIAARPPLPIRVGYVMQDAARAFPAEMPVHEILGGGSIQPRRALAQSWFGAQLDDDLVSRPVGTLSEGERQRILLAGEVLRLESARDRTRLLLLDEPFGAADPAAHLRLMDALLRWVHEPSGRNAAILVSHSPLVDLGLARAFGVPTREWTIEGGDR